The bacterium nucleotide sequence TCGTAATCGATGGCGGTTTCCGCCAGCTTCGCAGGCAGGCACCCGCCCGACGGGCCGCCCAGCTGGGCCGCCTTGAACTGATTGCCCCCCTCGATCCCGCCGCCGATCTCGTGGATGATCTCCCTGAGGGTGGTGCCGGCGGGAACCTCGATAAGGCCGGTGTTGTTAATCTTTCCGGTCAGGGCGAAGACCTTGGTTCCCTTGGTGCCTTCCGTCCCTATGTCGGCGTAACTGTCGGCGCCGTTGAGGATGATGGGGGGGACGCAGGCGAAGGTCTCCACGTTGTTGATATTGCTGGGCTTTTCCCACAGTCCACGGTTGGCAGGGAAAGGCGGGCGGGACCGGGGCATCCCCCTCCTGCCCTCGATGGACGCCATGAGGGCCGTCTCTTCGCCGCACACGAAAGCGCCGGCGCCTTCCTTGATCTTGAGCTTGAACGAAAAATCGGTGCCAAAGATCTTCTCGCCCAGATACCCTTTCTCCTCTGCCTGCCCGATGGCCGTCTTGAGGCGCTTGATGGCGAGGGGATACTCGGCCCGGCAGTAGATGTATCCGTAGCCGGCGCCGATGGCGTAGGCGGCGATGATCATGCCCTCCAGGACTGCGTGGGGGTCTCCCTCCAGGACGCTCCGGTCCATGAACGCACCCGGGTCACCCTCGTCGGCGTTGCAGATCAGGTACTTGGGGGCTCCGTCGGCCTTGGCGCAGAATTCCCACTTCAGACCCGTTGGAAACCCGCCGCCGCCCCTGCCCCGAAGACCCGATTTTTTCACGATCTCACGGACGATGGTGGGGGACATCGTATTGAGGGCTTTCTGCACGCCCTTGTAGCCGTCAGCGTCTATGTAATCCTGGATCAGGTCCGGGTCGATAAAGCCGCAGCGTCTGAGCACGATCCGTTTCTGTTTTGCGAAGACGGGCAGGTCCTCGTAGGCCGGGATCCCTTCGTATGGTGTCTCTCCGTCGCTAATGATCTGGCCTATGGTGAATTCCTTGACGGGCTCACCGCCCACGAGATGCTTTTCCAGGATGTCCGCCACCATCTTCGGCTCCACCTTGCGGTAGGTGACCCGGGAGCGCCCCGGCTGGACGACGTCCAGAAGAACCTCCTGGGAGCACATGCCGATGCACCCCGTCCTGATGATGGGCACCTCCATTTTGAGGCTGCTGAGCCCCTCGTTGACCGCCGCCAGGACCCCTTCGGCCCCGGTGGCCAGCCCGCAGGTTCCCATCCCGATGAAAATTCTCTGTCCGCCGTCGCTAGCCATGTGCACTTTCACTCCTCGGCGGCTTCATCACCGCTGTCGCCTTCGTCCCCGCCCTCTGCCTGTATCTGGGCGAGGGCCTTTCGCCGGAACTTCTTGATAATGGACTCGGCCTGGTTGGGATCAAGGTTGCCGAAGGCATCGTCGTCGATCATGATCACCGGCGCCAGGCCGCAGGCGCCGATGCAGGCCACGTGCTCGAAGGAAAAGATGAGGTCATCCGTGGTGCCGCCGTGGCCGATGCCAAGCTCGTTCTCCATCCTCATGATCACCTGTTTGCCGCCCTTGACGTGGCAGGCTGTCCCGGCGCAGGCGCGGATGATGTGCCGGCCCCTGGGGCTCAGGTGGAACTGGGTGTAGAAGGTCAGGACACCGTAGACCTGGCTCCGGTAGATCCCCATCTCGTCGGCAACGACGTTGGCCGCCTCCTCGGGGACGTAACCGTAATGTTTCTGGACTCCCTGAAGGACGGGGATGACCATCCCCTTGATATCGTCCAGCCGGTCGAGGATCTCGTAGACCGGTGAGAGGTCGAGTTCCTTAGTCACTTCAGGGCTTTGAACCGTGCTCTCGGCAGTTTCGAGGTTCACTGCTACCTCCGCTAATGGGTTGCCGTCCCGGAACGCTGTCGGGACGCTACCTGTCGATCTCGCCCAGCACGATGTCCAGGCTACCGATGATAGCCACCACGTCGGCCAGCATGTTGCCTTTCGCCATGGTGAGAAGGGACTGAAGGTTGACGAACGAGGGCGGCCTTATCCGGAGGCGGTACGGCTTGGGGCTCCCGTCGCTCACGATGTAAAAACCCAGCTCGCCCTTGGGGGCTTCGATGGTGCTGTACGCCTCCCCCTCGGAAGGGGCAAGCCCGTCGATGGCCAGTTTGAAATGGTGCACCATCGCCTCCATGGAGTTGGAGACCCGACTCTTTTCAGGGAATACGTACCTGGCGCTGCGTTCGATGAACGGCCCCTCCGGGATCCCCTCGATGAGCTGCCTCAGCATCAGGGAGCTCTGACGCATCTCACGGAGCCGGACAAGGTAGCGGGAATAAACGTCCCCGTCAGACAGGACCGGCACCTCGAACTGAAGCTCGTCGTACACCTCGTATGGCTCGTCCCTGCGGATATCCCAGTCGACGCCCGAGGCCCTGGCGCCCGGACCGGACAGTCCAAGGCTGACGGCGTCCTCCCTGCTGATGACGCCAACCTTTTGGGTCCTTCGCATCCAGATCCGGTTCTTGGTAAGCAGCCTCTCGTACTCGTTGATCTTCACGTCGAACTTGTTCACGAAGGCCCTTATCTTGTCTGAAAAGTCGGGGAGGATATCCCTGACAACACCGCCGGGACGGAAATAGGTGGGCATCATCCTCGTCCCGCACGTCTCTTCGATGAGGTCCAGGATGTCTTCCCGCTCTCTGAGGGTGTACATGAGCATGGTGACGGCGCCGATGTCGGCGGCATGGGTCCCGAGCCAGAGAAGGTGGCTCATGATCCTGGTGATCTCGGCGATGGAGGTGCGGATGTACTGGGCCCGTCTGGGGACCTCGATA carries:
- a CDS encoding NADH-ubiquinone oxidoreductase-F iron-sulfur binding region domain-containing protein; this translates as MASDGGQRIFIGMGTCGLATGAEGVLAAVNEGLSSLKMEVPIIRTGCIGMCSQEVLLDVVQPGRSRVTYRKVEPKMVADILEKHLVGGEPVKEFTIGQIISDGETPYEGIPAYEDLPVFAKQKRIVLRRCGFIDPDLIQDYIDADGYKGVQKALNTMSPTIVREIVKKSGLRGRGGGGFPTGLKWEFCAKADGAPKYLICNADEGDPGAFMDRSVLEGDPHAVLEGMIIAAYAIGAGYGYIYCRAEYPLAIKRLKTAIGQAEEKGYLGEKIFGTDFSFKLKIKEGAGAFVCGEETALMASIEGRRGMPRSRPPFPANRGLWEKPSNINNVETFACVPPIILNGADSYADIGTEGTKGTKVFALTGKINNTGLIEVPAGTTLREIIHEIGGGIEGGNQFKAAQLGGPSGGCLPAKLAETAIDYDSLIKAGAMMGSGGVVVMDETDCMVDVARFFLSFTAAESCGKCIPCRLGTKTMLTILERITGGEGTDQDILDLEDLGVQIKSASLCGLGQTAPNPVLSTIRYFKDEYEAHIRDKKCPAKVCTALITYRILEDACTGCMVCKKKCPVEAISGERKEVHVIDQERCTNCNTCYEVCKFDAVVKE
- the nuoE gene encoding NADH-quinone oxidoreductase subunit NuoE — protein: MNLETAESTVQSPEVTKELDLSPVYEILDRLDDIKGMVIPVLQGVQKHYGYVPEEAANVVADEMGIYRSQVYGVLTFYTQFHLSPRGRHIIRACAGTACHVKGGKQVIMRMENELGIGHGGTTDDLIFSFEHVACIGACGLAPVIMIDDDAFGNLDPNQAESIIKKFRRKALAQIQAEGGDEGDSGDEAAEE
- the nuoD gene encoding NADH dehydrogenase (quinone) subunit D, which encodes MARQEIMTINMGPHHPSTHGVLRVILELDGEVVVNAVPDIGYLHRGVEKLSEGKKYIQVLPLTDRLDYLASGSNNLAYILAVEKLLGIEVPRRAQYIRTSIAEITRIMSHLLWLGTHAADIGAVTMLMYTLREREDILDLIEETCGTRMMPTYFRPGGVVRDILPDFSDKIRAFVNKFDVKINEYERLLTKNRIWMRRTQKVGVISREDAVSLGLSGPGARASGVDWDIRRDEPYEVYDELQFEVPVLSDGDVYSRYLVRLREMRQSSLMLRQLIEGIPEGPFIERSARYVFPEKSRVSNSMEAMVHHFKLAIDGLAPSEGEAYSTIEAPKGELGFYIVSDGSPKPYRLRIRPPSFVNLQSLLTMAKGNMLADVVAIIGSLDIVLGEIDR